A single genomic interval of Flammeovirga agarivorans harbors:
- a CDS encoding sulfatase, whose amino-acid sequence MSYKIRFSDLICTLLISLFLCNHVEAKDKPKPNIIFILVDDLGYKDLGCYGSSFYETPNLDALAERSMMFTNAYAANPVCTPTRASIMSGKYPSRLKMTNHSGIAGPKGVGYKLIPPKSVGSLPTSELTLAESLKNEGYFTAHIGKWHLQSHHEKGKEHFPEAHGFDFNVAGHNGGQPGSFFFPYEHPVHKWSNVPGLEDGIPGEYLTDRLTDEAIKVIKEDRTQPFFLNLWFYTVHTPIEGKKEKEEKYRAKAKKMGIQNNNEADPIFNSYHRKYQNNPTYSAMVESMDENIGRLLKTLKEEGLADNTIIIFTSDNGGLSTNKHPNSPTSNLPLKAGKGWVYEGGIREPLLIHWPKKIKEGKVCEEPVVSTDFYPTILDMIGSDLQIEQHVDGISLKPLLKNSKAKLDREAIYFHMPHYHSVNSMGPAGAIRMGDYKLVERFENMTCELFDLKNDIGETKDISKEHPNLTAKMKQKLHEWREKTGAVMPTKNNNYDISKDKNAVQIN is encoded by the coding sequence ATGAGCTATAAAATTAGATTCTCTGATTTAATCTGTACCCTTCTGATTTCACTTTTTTTATGCAATCATGTGGAAGCTAAAGACAAACCCAAACCTAATATCATCTTTATTTTAGTAGATGATCTTGGTTATAAAGATCTTGGTTGTTATGGGAGTTCTTTTTACGAAACACCCAATTTAGATGCACTTGCTGAAAGGTCCATGATGTTTACTAATGCCTATGCTGCTAACCCTGTCTGTACGCCTACAAGGGCAAGTATAATGTCTGGGAAATACCCAAGTAGACTAAAAATGACGAATCATAGTGGGATAGCTGGACCAAAAGGCGTAGGATATAAATTGATCCCTCCTAAATCTGTTGGTAGTTTACCTACATCAGAACTTACTTTAGCCGAGTCATTGAAAAATGAAGGTTATTTTACAGCTCATATTGGGAAATGGCACTTGCAAAGTCATCATGAAAAAGGGAAAGAACACTTTCCTGAAGCCCATGGTTTTGATTTTAATGTTGCAGGTCACAATGGAGGACAACCAGGCTCTTTCTTCTTTCCTTATGAACACCCTGTACATAAATGGTCAAATGTTCCTGGATTAGAAGATGGTATACCCGGTGAATATCTTACGGATCGATTAACAGATGAAGCCATAAAGGTGATTAAAGAAGATAGAACACAACCCTTCTTTCTCAATTTATGGTTTTATACCGTACATACGCCTATAGAAGGTAAAAAGGAAAAAGAAGAAAAATACAGGGCTAAAGCCAAAAAGATGGGTATCCAAAATAACAATGAAGCTGACCCTATATTCAATTCTTATCATCGTAAATATCAAAATAACCCTACTTATTCTGCTATGGTAGAAAGTATGGACGAGAATATTGGTCGATTACTAAAAACATTAAAAGAAGAAGGCTTAGCAGATAATACAATCATCATTTTCACCTCAGACAATGGTGGTTTATCAACGAATAAGCATCCTAATTCTCCTACTTCAAATTTACCTCTAAAAGCTGGTAAAGGATGGGTATATGAAGGAGGTATACGCGAACCCCTTCTTATACATTGGCCGAAAAAAATAAAGGAGGGTAAAGTCTGTGAAGAACCTGTTGTATCGACTGATTTCTACCCTACAATTTTAGATATGATTGGAAGTGATCTGCAGATAGAACAACATGTTGACGGTATTAGTCTGAAACCTCTATTAAAAAATAGTAAGGCTAAATTAGATAGAGAAGCCATTTATTTCCATATGCCACACTACCATAGTGTCAATAGTATGGGACCTGCAGGAGCAATTAGAATGGGTGATTATAAATTGGTGGAACGCTTTGAAAATATGACTTGTGAATTATTTGACCTTAAAAATGATATCGGAGAGACAAAAGATATCAGCAAAGAGCACCCTAATTTGACGGCTAAAATGAAACAAAAGCTACATGAATGGAGAGAAAAGACTGGTGCTGTTATGCCTACTAAAAATAACAATTATGATATTTCGAAGGACAAAAATGCTGTTCAGATAAATTAG